In Zingiber officinale cultivar Zhangliang chromosome 9B, Zo_v1.1, whole genome shotgun sequence, the genomic window ccaacccgtggcggggcgggtcggcccgtggcgggccaaccatttggcggggcagGCTAACCCGTCAACTTGGCAGGTTGGggaatttccaacccaacccattctaaggcgggttacggggtttggcgggccaacccgcgggcccatcaaaatttttttaaaaaattaaaaaatatttcatatcttcaacattttacttctaaaaagttttctacaattaaatgtatacataaacatgtattttaaatataaatgaacacaaacgagtacttatgttggatgaaaagtactatttttatttcaaaattataacaaagaaagataataaattggcctaaaacttagcttaacatgtgtttttcaacccgcgggccaacccaagcccgagcgggccgacccgcgcgggtcgcgggcctaggcgggtcagcccacggcggacttgagttgataaaattccaacccaacccgcttaaattgtttggcgggccgggccaacccgacggacccaacccaaattgacggctctaaagATAAATCCAGGTGAAGTTTAGGatggggtttagtttcaatttcaaattttggaatctcaaaacttcaagatttggttttcctaattgtttaggaactccaagtcattgttggtgcaatgacagaagtgaCTATGTTTTTAGGGGAagttactccttgaatgcatgaaaattcactttcaaggaccttggaagggggttaaaccttcgtgacgGATAAttctcagggtcgagtattggggaaccatggaagattggttatcttcattgctaggatgataaatgctctcggatgggcATTGTGGAGTAAGTTACTGCTCAAGGGGaagcattggattaatgaaggggatcagaccttcattggtaaagtgaaaaatgctcttggatgagcattgagaagaagattactgttcaagggggagcattggattaatgaaggggatcataCCTTTATTAGTAAAGTGAAAAATGTTTTTGGATGAGTATTAAGAAGAAGATTATTGTCTAAGGGGGaacattgaatacaatgaatgagagtttcattgagaagttgatgcatgctctaggatgagcattgtgaagtgaagtagagctcaagggggagctttggcggcaataaagaatatgagatcttcattgtggggttgttaacaacatatgaggttgtaaacaacgtagagttaactctttTGGAGAAAAGTTTGTtttatgattttgatgtgtgacaaagggggagaattgaaggttaagttagtccttcatcccaagaagggggagtttgctctctaggaaagggagagaatgaaggaaaccttcatttatGCTTTATCATGaaattaaggctatgagatttagccttgtgataaagaagagattaaagctatgagatttagccttggtgtaaagaagcgattaagactatgagatttagccttgtaataaagaagaggttaaggttaTGAGATTtaacctaacttagaggtattatcaaacatcaaaatgggggagattgttggggcaattttcctaggttaaggttgaccagtttgactaagcttgagttgagtcaagtttgagtcagaatttgagttttgatgtttgacaatataagagttttgatgtttgacaatataaggagattgctggagcaatcgttcgattatggagatggtcaaagggttgactaggttgatgagaatacaagtcaagcatgtcaaggttgacaggagacttgactagtaaagtcctaactggatgttagacatttgaaaagtcctggtgaggagccaggcaacgggaaagtcctggtgaggagcgaggcaatgggaaagtcctagtgaggagctaggcaggagaaagtcctggtgaggagccaggcaagtggaaagtcctggtgaggagccaggcagttggaaagtccaagtgtgatcttggcaaaggagaaagtcctggtgaggagccaggcaattagaaagtccaagtgtgatcttggcaaagggtgtaagtccatgcatgtggtcttggcaaggtaagtcctggtatgacttggtaagaaagacccgacaactaggataaggccgaaggaagcttctgAAGGCAAGTCGTGAAGGATGgcgagatatccgagggacgcaaggctgatggaggagggtagaaggctagttcgaggttggtcgggtgtgaccaaatgctaggcatggagacccaataggtcacggttgactggaagttgggtttgggactttggacttgattttgagtcaagttcagagtgttcaatcgatcgggcgatcgattgaacatggtccaaatcgatcgatcgatcaatttgGACTGTGCtgtgattgtgggaaggcccaattgatcggtcgatcgattggtatGTGAAATCATGAGGACAGAGGCTTTCCTAATCGATCGggagatcgattgggagctgccaattgaTCGGACTATCGATTGGGTAGCAGAAGCTCTCACACgaacgcgagagcacagaaaggcgctgaatcgatcgagcgatcgatgcggtgctgacgtggcaatcgattggggttgatttcaatcgattggaggcactgtatatagcctgagcggagcgttttcttcgccagtTCTTTGCGAGTTTTTTCCTACGATTCTTCTCCGATCCTCACGACGATTTCTCCAGcattcacgccagttcttgaaggcacttggagagcatctccaaggttcaagaggcaacaacaagtagcaagaagaaatgtgtattcatttgtattctcatagtttcttcttgtatttgtgtttgtgtgtgtgagagtttgtacaaggcttctccgccttcggctgcAACCGAGAaagagggttttcatagtggaggagcgtGTCGTGTgtagatctttggattagtcgccacttcttgaggtggataccaagtaaatctacttgttagcgttgtgtgagtcttgtattttatttctgctgcatatcatTATCAAGACGCAACCGATGAGAgcgcgacgagacgctattcatcccccctctagcgggtACATTGGTCCCAATAGGTGTCTCAGCACCTTCCTatgggaaggcgccttcaaccctttgaaggggttgaaggcgccttagacggGGCAAAATGTAACCGTTGGCAAAGACAAGACCTTATCCTTCCAGTCTCGGATAaaattttccaggggctataaaagatCTTTGGACCTAGAAAATAGACAACAACtgaagtattcatttcctagtaactttctgagcgttcaaagagtgtaagagacttcttcgcCTTCACCGAAAGTGATCTTTTAGTGCTTCattttgccttggattaataaccacttaGGTTATATCCAAATAATTTTCTGTAcatctttattttattagttgttaaacTATCTTAagttaattgtgctactaatctttGTTAAAAGATCGAAAAAAATCCATTTGTAATTTATAAGTAATTCATCTTTCCCCTCTTATCGGTCACACGGATCCTTACACAGAGCACCATAGTTCAATATTTAGTTGGAGGCGTCCAAAAGACTATTAATTGACAGAATAATTATGTAACATGACACAATTTAATTATACAATTAATAAGTATATGTAATTCTACAGTGGGGGGAGAGGAGGGGTTGTGGGGATTAACTGTCAGAACCctcccaaaaaaaaataataaaagaaagagttatatttttaaatatatatttgaaataattttataaaatacacCATCGGAATTAAGAAAACTATACCCATTTCCGATAATTTCGATCCAATAGTAATTGAACCTCACTCATTAATCATTGATGATGATGTTCATGTATATATCACTTAATaattcatttgattttttttaaaaaattaataattaatatacaCATGGCGAAGTGCGTTGAGGCACTACGTCCATCTCAAGTCCCCCACAGGCTTTTGGACCAACGTAAACAGGGTTTGTGACTCATCCTATACGACACGTCAGCATACGATCCATCTTTATTTCGTGACATTACAGCATTAAGAAaagtatttatttaattttcgtTTGTAGTAAATTATATTATCCGGAGAAGATAAAGAAATGTTTTTTCTATGCGGTGCACACGTTTTTTAATTCTGTTTTCCTCTCTTTTTGGTATTCGCCGCGGCCGTCGTTGTTAGCGGGTACGGGCGGTGGGCAGCGGCGCCGCCGAGAAGCCTACGGCGCGGTAGTGGGCATCGCCGCCGCGGGGGGCCGGTGCTGCTTGGAACCTATTGTATTCCCTGCACTTGGATTCACCTCGTAGCGCGGCCAGGGGGATCGTGCTCGTCGTCCGCCGTTGGGGCCCGAGCCACTTGGCGAGCATGTATCGGCTCTTCCGCCATGGAGGAACGTGGAGCCCCTGCGTCCGCAGTGACCTCCGGGCGGCGTCCGCCACTTCGCGTACCACTCGCCGGACCGACTCCTCGCCCGCCACCGCCACCCGCGGCAGCGCCGCCACCACCGCCTTGTATCCCACAGTCGCTCTCGCCACCTCGAACTCTGCCGCGAAGTCCAAGTCCACGATGTGCCTCCTTCCCTTCCCTTGCCCTGCTCTCTCCGCCGCCTCCACCACGTCGATGTACTCGTAGCTGCCGGCTGCGAGTCCGCCGGAGGCGTCCCACCGCGCCTTGCAGATCCCAGCATTGTATCCCGTGGCCCTCAGCCGCGCCATCACCGCTTGCCGGTAGGCGGATTCGCCACCGTCGGATCTCAGCCAAGCCAGCGCCTCCGCCGCACGAGACACGTCGGTGGCCAATCGCCTGCGGAATGGGTCCGGATCAAGGGCCGGGAACATCAGATCGCGAATGGTCTTCATGGCGGCGCGATCGCTGTCATCGGAGGCGCCGCCCTCTTCGAGGCTCTCGTTTGGATCCGTCGCATCGCCTTCGCTGCCGTCATCGTTGGAGGCGACGGAGGGGGTACGGCGGTCGGCAGTCTCCAGGAAAGCGTGGACTTGAGCGGAGAGGCAGGTGGAGGCGCCGCAGTCGCCGACGCAGCTGGATTCACCGGCGCAGCGGAGGCCCGCTCTCGACTCCTTGAAGAAAGGGGTGGTGACCCTCTTTGTCCGTACGCTCACCGACATGTGAAGATAAGTGAGCGATCACCTGTCCTCTCTTTTTCCCGCTTTGGTTGGATAATCTGGAGAGACCAGAGAGGGTGTTAAATAGGTGCGGTGAGGATGGGAGGGAGCTTCCATGGGACCCGACGGGTGTTGAAACGGGTA contains:
- the LOC122022324 gene encoding uncharacterized protein LOC122022324, producing MSVSVRTKRVTTPFFKESRAGLRCAGESSCVGDCGASTCLSAQVHAFLETADRRTPSVASNDDGSEGDATDPNESLEEGGASDDSDRAAMKTIRDLMFPALDPDPFRRRLATDVSRAAEALAWLRSDGGESAYRQAVMARLRATGYNAGICKARWDASGGLAAGSYEYIDVVEAAERAGQGKGRRHIVDLDFAAEFEVARATVGYKAVVAALPRVAVAGEESVRRVVREVADAARRSLRTQGLHVPPWRKSRYMLAKWLGPQRRTTSTIPLAALRGESKCREYNRFQAAPAPRGGDAHYRAVGFSAAPLPTARTR